GAGCAAACCGACCGCGAGTGTGACACCGCGGCGGGCCAGTCGCGAGCGCAGCAACTCCTTCCCGCGATCGAGTCGGCGCCGGAGCGTGCTGAGGCTCCAGCCGAGTTCGCGTGCCGCTTCGTCGTGGGTGCGCTCTTCGAGGAAGCACGCGACCAGCGCGGCGCGCGGTTCGTCCGGTATCGCGGCGAGTTCCTCGTCCAGAACCCGGAGGACGTCGTTGAAGTCGGTTTGCGGCGTTTCTTCGATCCGCTGTTCGGTGGGCGCCTTCTGCTCGCGCTTCTCCCGGCGCTGTTCGTGTCGGCGGGCCGCGAGGCCAATGCGCCGGGCGACGCCGAACAGCCACCCGCCCACCGAAGTCGCTTCCGCAGCGCCCCGGGGGTTACGAGCGAGAACGAGGAACACAGCCTGAAACGCATCTTCGGCGAGGTGCGCGTCACGAACCGTCCGCCGGCACACGCCGAACACGAGTCGGCTGTGCCGCTTCACCAACTGCTCGAACGCGGGCTGGTCGTGCTGCTCGGTGAAGCGACTCAGTAGTGCGCGATCGTCGAGCGCGGGGAGCAGGCTGGGGAGTCGAAGGCGGGCCGACATTGGGGAGCACTCCGAACGAGCGTCTACCCTATCATGTCCGCCCGCGGCGCGAGGTGCTCAGAAAAATGGATGGAGGAATCGGAGAACCGTGGATGACCTGAGAGGCAGAGCCGCAGATGACGCAGATTAAAGCCAAATGGGTCTCTTAAAATCCGCCCTTGGTTTTAATCTGCGTGATCCGCGGTTCTTCCACCGCCTTCAAACAGGCAGGCCGCATTCGAGGAGGGTCACTTCGGTCGCGGGTACCACGATAGCCGTGCCGACTTCCGCGGGGAGCAAATACACGTCGCCCGTGCGAATCGGGTACCGGGCGCCGGCCGATTCGAGTTCGCCGTGGCCTTTCACGCACACGACCGCACGGCACTGGTTCTTCGCCCCTACGCGGAACGGAACCGCACTGGTGAGCCGCTCTAGAGTGAAGTGAGCACACGTCACCAGCCCCTCGCGGCGCACGCCGTTGCTCACAACAACTGACGGGCCAACGGGATAGCACGGTCCGCGCCCAAAGTTCGCGCACGCCAGAGCTTCGTTGATGTGGAGTTGACGCGGTTGACCGGTCTTCGCGTCGACGCGGTCCCAGTCGTACAGACGGTAGGTGATGTCGCTCGTCTGCTGCACTTCAAACAGGAGCAGATTCGAGCCGATCGCGTGAACGGTGCCCGCTTCGAGGAACACACAGTCGCCGGTGTTCGGCGTGAAGCTGTGGAGCGTGCGCGGGGCGGTCTTCGTGGCGAGCGCGGCGCGGAAATCGTTCGCACAAACGCCTTCAGCAAACCCGGCAAAGAGTCGGCTCGTTGCGACGTCGCGTTCGAGAACGACCCACGCTTCGGTTTTGCCGAACTTACCCGGCCCGAGGAGCGCGGCTTGCGCATCGTTCGGGTGGACTTGCACCGAGAGTTCTTGTCTGGCATCAAGGAACTTCAACAGGAGCGGGAACCGCCCCTGCGGGGCCTTGGCCCCGCCGACGATGCGACACGGATCGGCGGAAAACACTTCGCGGAGCGTGGAACCGGCGAGCGGGCCATCGGCAACGCGGCTGGGGCTGCCGTCCACGTCGCTCAGAATCCACGCTTCGCCGATGGGATCTGTGTGCGTGATCGCGCGATTCAGGAACGCGGGCAGCCGGCGCCCGCCCCACAAATTCGTGGTGAAAATCGGCTCAAACCGCAAAGGGTATAGCGGTGGTCGCGCCATCCGCGGCTTCCTTCCGACGGCCGGCTGCACGAACCGGCCCACATCATCCTGATCCCGGTGAACGGCCGTTAATTCCGCGTTTCCTTCGCCGTACATCCCATTTCCTTCACAATACGCGGTCGGGCATTTCTCAACAATGCAACCGTAGGGCGCAAGTCGGCTATTACGCCTCGTTACTTGAGAGGAACTGGCGGATAACAAAAACCGCCAAAAAACACAAGCTCCCAATGATTTTGGGAATGGAGATAACGATGATCCGCAAATTGGTTCTTGGCGCGGTGGCAGCAACGGCGATCGGGTTCGGTACCCAAACGGCGACGGCCGGCGAGCCGTTCCGCGGTCCGGTCGGCCCCTCGAACGGCGGGGTCGTCCCGCCGCACCAGCGGCACGACCACGACTACGTGGTGTTTGTGAAGCGCGGGCACTTCGGCCACTGGGAACGATACGGGCGGTACGAAACGCGGCGCGAGGCCGAGCGCGTCGAACGGTTCCTCGAGAGCCGCGGGCACCGGGCGCGGATCGAAGTGGTCGAGGACCGCCGCCGCCCGTGGTAAGTGAGCCGCGAGTAGTCGATTCGCAAAAAATCGGCGCACACCGCGAACCACCGCGTGTGCGCCGCGTCTATAGGTGTGACTAGCCAACATCGAACCAGGAACGAGCCATGACCGGGTTTATTAAACAGC
This region of Gemmata massiliana genomic DNA includes:
- a CDS encoding type I phosphomannose isomerase catalytic subunit, producing the protein MYGEGNAELTAVHRDQDDVGRFVQPAVGRKPRMARPPLYPLRFEPIFTTNLWGGRRLPAFLNRAITHTDPIGEAWILSDVDGSPSRVADGPLAGSTLREVFSADPCRIVGGAKAPQGRFPLLLKFLDARQELSVQVHPNDAQAALLGPGKFGKTEAWVVLERDVATSRLFAGFAEGVCANDFRAALATKTAPRTLHSFTPNTGDCVFLEAGTVHAIGSNLLLFEVQQTSDITYRLYDWDRVDAKTGQPRQLHINEALACANFGRGPCYPVGPSVVVSNGVRREGLVTCAHFTLERLTSAVPFRVGAKNQCRAVVCVKGHGELESAGARYPIRTGDVYLLPAEVGTAIVVPATEVTLLECGLPV